In the Anaerostipes caccae L1-92 genome, CCCCCGATGATAAAGATGTCTTCATCCGCATATTGTTTAAGTTCTTCAAACAGTTCGTCCTCGCTGTGGACCACAATGGCTCCCCGGCCGTCGTAGTCCTGATCTGTCGTCAGGACGATGTTCGTCCTTTTTGGAAGAGGCATGCCGTTTGGAAAACTCTCCAATGTCTTTCTTCCCATCACTACGACTTTTCCTGTCGTCGTCTGCCGGAACATCTTCATGTCATTTGGGATATGAACCAAAAGCTGGTTTTCCCTGCCGATCCCCCAGTTTTTGTCCGCATTCACAATCAAATTCATATTTCTCTCCTATATGGCAATGGGGATATCCTTAATCTGCTCCCCTGCTTTGTAATCTTCTATCTTAAAGTCATCCAGAGTAAACTCATAAAAGTCTTTCACATCGGGATTCATGGAAAACTTCGGTGCATCATAAACCGGGCGCTTAATCAGTTCCTCTATGATCGGAATGTGCCGGTCGTAGATATGTGCGTCAGCGATCACATGGACAAACTCTCCCGGCTCCATGCCGCATACCTGTGCCAGCATATAGAGCAGAACCGAGTACTGGACTACGTTCCAGTTATTCGCCGCCAGAATGTCCTGAGATCTTTGATTTAGGATGCCGTTCAGAACAAGCTTTTCATGGCCCGGTTTCTTGGTCACGTTAAATGTCATGCTGTAAGCACACGGATAAAGGTTCATCTCATGCAGGTCCTGATGAACGTAAATATTCGTCATGATCCTGCGGCTGTATGGATTGTTCTTTAAGTCGTAGATCACCCTGTCTACCTGATCCATCATGCCTTCCGCATACTGATGCTTTACCCTCATCTGATAGCCGTATGCCTTACCGATGGATCCGTCTTCGTCTGCCCATTCATCCCACACATGACTCTTTAAATCATGGATATTGTTTGACTTCCTCTGCCAGATCCAGAGCAGTTCGTCTACAGCAGACTTGACAAATGTCTTCCTCAGTGTCAGCGCCGGAAACTCCTTTGACAGGTCATAACGGTTCACAACGCCAAACTGCTTGATCGTATAAGCCGGTGTGCCGTCCGGCCATTTGGGCCTGACCTTTTCTCCCTCTGTGCTGGTTCCATTTTCTAAAATATCTCTGCACATGTTGATGAACAGAGTATCTGCGTAACTCATGATTCTTTTCCCTCTCTTTCTCTTCTGTCAAGTTCTTCTTTTATCTGTTCTTCTTCCTTCTCACTGTTTATCGTCAGCATCTCGATCCTTCGCTGGAAGAATGCAATCTTCCGGTCAAAGATCCCCAGCTTATATAGATTATACACAAAGATACCCAGAATTAAAGCAAGAAGCATGCCTCCAATGCCCGAGAGCTTTAAGCCGATATAAATCAAAAACAAAGTGGCAAGGGGTGAAATCCCCATACTGTCTCCCATCATCTTAGGCTGAAGCACCTGTTTGGTCACAAGACAGATCACATAGATGATCAGCAGTATAATGGCGGTCTTAATATCTCCTGTGAGGATCTTGTAGAGTGCCCAAGGGATGATCGCCGTCCCGGTCCCAAGAATCGGCAGCACATCAAGAATCGCGATCACAACGGCCAGGAAAAATGCATAGCTGATCCCCGCAAGGATAAAGCCGATCCAGAGAATCGCAACTATGATGACCATGATCTTTACCTGTGCCCAGCAGTAGCTTGCCAAAACTCCCAGTGTATTGTGGTAAAAGATACCGATCTTATGACGGACCATCTTTGGAACGTGCTTTTCATATCCCTGCACAATCTTATCCTTATCCACGATAAACAAATATGAGGCAAAGAACATAACCACCGTTCCGATAAATCCGCTGGTCATGCCTTTGGCCACATTGCCGGAATGTTCCATGCCGTAATTCCCGATGGCACTCACTGCCTTGTCCAGCACCTTGTCCGTGGAACCGAGCATCGTATCAAACTTTACTCCCATTCCATATGGCAGAGAATCCAGAAGGTGCACTGCCTGTTCTTTCAGATTCATCAGCTGTGTCTGGACCGTCTCCCTCAGATCCGGAAGATTGGCCGCAAAGCCCACGATCTGGGCGGCCAGCTGGCTGACAATAAATGAGATCAGTGCGATCAGGCCTGCAATCACCGCAATAATGATCAGTGCCGAGCCGAATCTCTTCGGAAGACTGATCTTGTCTTCCAAAAACGCAATCACCGGATGGGCCAGCATCGCCACAATCCAAGCAGCCACAAAGGGCCATAAGAATCCGATGCACTTAGGCAGGACAAAGATCAGAAGAAAGGCCCCTCCCGCGATCACTATAAGTTCCATGAATATTTCCAGATATATTTCCCAACGTCTCATCTTTCATCACCCCAGCTTTTTAATTATTTACATTATAAAGTAACGTTCTCCGGATGACAAGGTCACAGTCCCTCCGGATGTAAAATTCACACTTTCGACATAAATACATTCTGCCCTTTTTCATAATAGTAAATCCGGTCAGACAATATCTCACCGTCATCCACCACGGTACGGTTTACTTCTTTCACCAGTTCCGAGAGGGCCGCAGGATCACTTCCTTCCTTTTCAGGCACAAGCAGAACCTCATGGATACTGCTGGGAAGAATATAAAATCCACCTTTAATCTGATCGGAAAAACTGTCGAGAATTCCTTCATAGAGGACAGTTCCCGCACCATTGAGTCCCTCTTCATTGGTCAGGACAAACAGCTCTCCTGCCGCATCCATCTGAGGAAATAACTCCTCCATAGGCCGGAGCAGGGGCGGAAAAACTCTCTTTGTATTTGCTTTTGCATCTTTCATGAGCTGATCCTTTGTGATGCCCCATAAGTCAAGATCCTGATTGCGGATCAGAGCACTGGCCATCCCATTCTTGTCATGGTGGGCAAACCACCGGTAAGTCACGGCCAGATCCTCGATTCTCTCACAGGGACAGTCCTTTAACTGTTCTTTGTTCTTCTCATAATTTACAAGACGGAAAAACAGCAGATCCCTCATGTGGCTGTAATCCCTGTAAAGGGAAGCATCGATCGGACTGTCTGCCCTGCTGTCCTCATAGACCGCACCTATCCTGCATAGGATCTCTCCCAGGTCTGCTCCCTCCCGGTAGTCCTCATAATAGGAATCTAAATAAATGATAGGCTGGCAGACTTCTTCTCCTTTTCCGATACAGAGGCCGTTTAAACTGATGTTATTGTTCTTTGTCACCTGCCGGATGGAGGCCTGCTTTTCCTCCGGGTCCTTCACATACTCCAGTATGTGTTCTTCTACATAAGTTAAAAACTCTGGTCTGGTCAACATAACCGTCTCCTTCCTTGCTGAAACGGAAGTCTACGTCATACCCCTCCCCGTATATTCCATATTTTAGAAATAATTACATTATTATCTTAACTCAAAGTTTTTAAAAAAGCAAGCAGTACCGGGAAATTTTCCGTGACCTGCCTGCTTTATCCTATGGCCTTATTTGTTTTTTCAAAAACTTCACCAGAGTCTGCATCTCATCATCTGTGCCGATCGTAATTCTTAAATAATTGTCAATTCTGGGCTTGTCAAAATACCGGACATATATTTTTTCTCTCTTTGCTGCTTCGAATAATTCTTTGGCCGGAATAGATTCGTGTGATGCAAAGACAAAATTTGCCTTGGAATCCGCAAATGCAAATCCCAGATTTCTAAGTTCCTCCTGAAACCATTCTCTGGTATTTATAATCTTTTCTCTTGTCTTTTGGAAATATTTTTCATCCTCGATCGCCGCCTTCCCCATAACAATGGCCGGCTCGTTCATCGTGTAAGAATTAAAGGAATACTTCACATCGTTCATAGCCTTGATCAGCTCTTTATTTCCCATGGCATATCCTATCCTGAGCCCAGCAAGAGAGCGGGATTTAGAGTATGTCTGTACGACCAGCAGATTATCATATTCAGGGATAAGGCTTCTCGCGCTCTCACCCCCAAAGTCGATGTAAGCCTCGTCCACGATCACAAGAACATCTCTGTTATGATCTAAAATATCCCTGACTGTCTCCAATTCTAAAAGAGCCCCTGTCGGCGCATTGGGATTCGGAAAGATCACTCCCCCGTTTTCTCCGTAATAATCTCCGGCATGTATGCCGAACTCTTCATCCAATGCTTTGGTCTCATACGGGATCTGAAACAGGCCGGCCCAGACATCATAAAAAGAATAGGTAATGTCCGGGAAAAACACCGGCTTTCCGGAATTAAAAAATGTCAGAAAAGCGATGGCTAAAACGTCATCTGAGCCGACTCCGACGAAGACTTCGTCCCGATTCAGACCGTAGTAGGAACTGATCGCTTCTGTGAGATCCGCCGCTGCCGGGTCCGGATATTTTCTCAGATGTTTAATATGGTTCATCGCTTCTAAAACTTTCGGAGAAGGAGGATATGGATTCTCATTGGTATTCAGCTTGATCACACCGTCCTCTTTCGGCTGTTCTCCCGGGGTATACGGGACTACATTTCTTATATTATCTCTCCAAGATTTCATTTTAATTCTCCTTGTATTCATCGATCAGTTTCTGAAACAGGGGCAGCGCCTTCTCAATCCTTTCCGTAGGTACACAGTAGGAAATCCGTACATAACCCGGACATCCAAAGCTGTCCCCCGGAACCATCAGCAGGTCATACTTCTTTGCCCGCTCACAAAATGCGTTGGCGTCCGGTTCCAAAGCCTTGGGGAACAGGTAAAATGCCCCTCCCGGCTCCACACACTCGTAGCCCATATCCGTCAAGGCATTATAAAATAAGTCTTTGTTTGCCTGATATACGGACAGGTCTGCCGTGAGATCAGCACAGTCGCCGACTACCTTCTGATATAAAGCGGGCACACTCACATAAGAAAGCAGCCTTCCTGAAGCGATAAACACGGGCAGAAGATCCGCATAATCTTCCGCCTCACACGGTGCGATGATATAGCCGATCCTCTCTCCGGGAATAGAAAGGGATTTGCTGAAAGAATAACAGACTAATGTGTTGTCATAATATTTCGGAACGTGGGGAAGTTCTATTCCGTCATAGACGATCTCCCTGTATGGTTCGTCGGATATGATATAAATGCTGTGGCCTGTCTCTTTCTGCTTCTCTGTGAGAAGCTCCGCAAGCCTCTGAATCGTCTCCCTGGAATAAACGGCTCCGGAAGGATTGTTCGGAGAATTGATCAGCACAGCCTTGGTGTGCACATTGATGGCAGACTTAAGCCTTTCAAAATCAATCTGGAATGTCTCAGTCTCAGCCGGAATCACGGTAAGCTTACATCCGGCTCCCTCGGCATATACCTGGTATTCGGGGAAATAAGGCGCAAAGGTGATGATCTCATCCTCCGGCCCGTCCACCAGACTTTTAAAACAAATGCCCACAGCCGCCGCAGCGCCAATCGTCATGAAAATATTATCCGCGCTGTAAGCCGTGTCAAACCTTTTGTTCAGTGACTTTGCCACTGCATCCCTTACCTCAAATATGCCCGCATTGCTTGTATATCCATGGACTGCCACCGGATCGCCGCTCTCTATGTACTTCATGGCCGTCTCATCCACTTCCTTCGGGGCAGGAACCGATGGGTTTCCTATGCTGAAATCGAATACGTTTTCAGCTCCTACTTCTTTTGCCCTCTCCATGCCGAATTCAAAAATATCCCGGATCACGGAGTGCTGCTTCGATAACTCTAATACTTTTTTTGATAACATAAATCCCACTCTTTCTTTCGTATGTTCACAAAAAGGCAGTACGCATCATCAGCCGTACCGCCTTTGGTTTCAAACAATATTTAACCGATCACGTCGCTCATATCATACATGCCGGCCGGTTTGCCCGCCAGGTAGATAGCCGCGCTGACTGCCCCTTTTCCAAAGATTGCTTTGGAGTAGGCCGTGTGATGAAATTCAATGACTTCATCCTGTCCGGCAAAGATCACATCGTGCTGTCCGACTATGGTCCCTCCGCGGACCGCCGAAATGCCGATCTCTTTTTTCGGACGCCTGATCCTTCTCTGGCTTCGGTCATAAACATACTCATACTCGTTGTGAAGCGCTTCATTGACTGCGTCTGCCAGCGCAAGGGCAGTTCCTGACGGTGCGTCTACTTTCAGTTTATGGTGCTTCTCTACGATATCAATATCAAAATCCGCATCTGCCAGCACCTTTGCTGCCGTATTCACAAGCTTTAATAAAACATTAACCCCAAGAGACATGTTGGCAGACCTTAAAATTGCGGTCTTTTTGCTTGTCTCCTCGACTTTTTTTAACTGTTCTTCACTCAGACCCGTCGTACATAAGACAAGCGGTATCTGCTTTTCAGCCACATAGCTTAACAGCCGGTCCGTGGCTTTGGATGAGGAAAAATCAATGATTACATCGACATCCACATTGCAGTCTTCCAGATTTTTAAATACCGGATACGGATTGTGTCCGTCGTCTTTAAAGTCTATTCCCGCCGCCATGACCGCACTTTCGGATTCTTCGATGATCCCGCTGATCACCTGTCCCATAGCACCGTTGCAGCCGTGCATCATTACTTTTATCATTTGTGCCGCTCCTTAAAGAATTCCTACATTTTTCATAGATTCGATGAGTTCCTGTGCGTGATCTTCTTCCATCTCTGTGAGAGGCCTTCTCACTGCGTTGGCTCCGAATCCCAGCTCTGCCATAGCTCTTTTTACAGGGATTGGGTTTACTTCACAGAACAGTTTATGGATCACGTCCATATACTTCATCTGAAGTTCCTGGCTGCCCTTTACGTCTCCGTTTAAGAACTTCATGACCATATCATGGGTCTCCTGCGGTGCGATGTTGGACAAAACAGAGATCACACCCTTACCTCCGAGAGATAAGACCGGAAGGATCTGGTCGTCATTTCCGGAATACATGTCAAGTTCTCCGTCTGTCAGATAGAGGGCATCCGCAACCTGTGAAAGATTGCCGCTGGCTTCCTTCATACCTACAATGTTCTCCACTGATTTGAAGATCTTTGCCGTCGTCTCAGGCTGAATGTTCACTCCGGTCCTTCCCGGGATATTATACATAATGATAGGAATGTTTACAGAATTACCTATGCTCGTGTAATACTCGACCAATCCTGCCTGTGTGGCTTTGTTATAGTATGGAGTTACAACTAAAAGCCCGTCGCTTCCGACTCTCTCCGACTCCCTGGCGAGATAAAGGGCTTCGTCTGTGCAATTAGCACCTGCCCCGGCAATGACCGGAACCCGTTTGTTGACACAGGAAACACATGCGGCAACGACCTCGATCTGCTCCTTGTGAGACATCGTAGAAGCTTCCCCTGTGGTCCCGCAGATGATGATGCTGTCGGTGCCGTGATTAATCTGATCGTCAATGACCCTCTCAAGCTGGTCATAGTCTACTGATAAGTCTTCTTTCATCGGCGTGATCAATGCAACGCCGGCTCCGGTAAATATAGCCATATACATTCCTCCTAATCTCTTATGTAATCTTATGATTCTTTAATTGTGTTAATGCAGTAGATGTCATCCACCCAGTCCTTCAAAGAATCAGGCAGTCTTCTTCCTGTCATAATGACTTCCAGTTCCTCGTCCCTTCCGGAGACCAGGGCTACCAGTTCCTCCTCAGAAAGAAGTCCAAGATCTAAAAGTCCGAGTACCTCATCAAGCACTAAGACATCGCACTGTCTGGTGTCAATGACCTTCTTCGTATAACAGAGGCCGTTGCCGATGAAATGCTCCTGCTCTTTCTTCTGTTCAGGTGTCAGATCCATATAGTGCTGTTCATACTTCTCAAAACTGAACAGCTGAATCTCTGGTTCCAGGCGTCTTATAAAGCTGATCTCCTCCGTGTCTTTTCCTTTCAGGAATTGAACAATAATGACTTGCTTCCCCTGTCCTGCTGCTTTGATGCAGTGGCCTAAGGCCGACGATGTCTTCCCTTTGCCCTGGCCGCAGTAAACTTCCACTCGTCCTTTCATCTTTTCACCTCAAAGAATCTTCCTTTAGTAATATCGCTTTATTATATCACCATTCCGGCAAAAAATCCATACTTTATCTATCGCGCTGATTTCCCTGTCATGTCCTGTAAAACAGGGAGTTTTACTCTTCTTCCGGGACCTTCATTTCCAGTTTGTTCACAGAAACTTCATATGCAGTCCTCTTTACGACTTCAAATTCACTGATCCGCTTCTGGTACTCACGGCTCTGAATCCTTCCCACAAGTTCAATCCTGGCGCCGATTTCTAAACTCCCCGCAAATCTGGCATTCCTTCCCCAACAGATACAAGGGATATAATCGGATTTCCCGTAAGAACGGTTCACAGCCAGCAGGATGTCACAGATCTCTCTTCCGAGGGGTGTCATCCGGTAAACCGGCTGCTTACATATAAACCCGTCCAGCTGGATCTGGTTCGGCTTCACGTCTTCCATGGAATCTAGGAATTCCAAATCCCTTACGAAGACGGATAAAATCAAATGGTTATGGTTTTCTTCATGTTTGTTATACGACCGGAACTGACCGAAAGCCCTGAGATATTTGCCCCGGCAGTCCTTTGTAACGTCCACTAAACGTTCGGAAATCATCAATGGTATTTCATCAGTCGCTTCGCTTAACCTGTTTACTAAAAGTTTGACCATATAAAAACCTTCGCCAAAAATCTCATGGCTGTATTCAAAGGTGGATATAATCTCGCCCGCTACCTCCACTTGATTATTATTGATTCCTTTTTCTGTCATACTTTTTCTCCCTTCTTGTATCAATTCGTGTACTATACAGAGTATTCTAAACTGACAACAATTAGAAGAAAAATCCTTCGACAAAATATTCGGAAGGTTTTGACATTATTGTTTCTTATACGCCTGTCTTTTTCTCATCGTAGGGTCCAGAATTTTTTTTCGGATTCT is a window encoding:
- the ytvI gene encoding sporulation integral membrane protein YtvI; this translates as MRRWEIYLEIFMELIVIAGGAFLLIFVLPKCIGFLWPFVAAWIVAMLAHPVIAFLEDKISLPKRFGSALIIIAVIAGLIALISFIVSQLAAQIVGFAANLPDLRETVQTQLMNLKEQAVHLLDSLPYGMGVKFDTMLGSTDKVLDKAVSAIGNYGMEHSGNVAKGMTSGFIGTVVMFFASYLFIVDKDKIVQGYEKHVPKMVRHKIGIFYHNTLGVLASYCWAQVKIMVIIVAILWIGFILAGISYAFFLAVVIAILDVLPILGTGTAIIPWALYKILTGDIKTAIILLIIYVICLVTKQVLQPKMMGDSMGISPLATLFLIYIGLKLSGIGGMLLALILGIFVYNLYKLGIFDRKIAFFQRRIEMLTINSEKEEEQIKEELDRREREGKES
- the hisC gene encoding histidinol-phosphate transaminase, translating into MKSWRDNIRNVVPYTPGEQPKEDGVIKLNTNENPYPPSPKVLEAMNHIKHLRKYPDPAAADLTEAISSYYGLNRDEVFVGVGSDDVLAIAFLTFFNSGKPVFFPDITYSFYDVWAGLFQIPYETKALDEEFGIHAGDYYGENGGVIFPNPNAPTGALLELETVRDILDHNRDVLVIVDEAYIDFGGESARSLIPEYDNLLVVQTYSKSRSLAGLRIGYAMGNKELIKAMNDVKYSFNSYTMNEPAIVMGKAAIEDEKYFQKTREKIINTREWFQEELRNLGFAFADSKANFVFASHESIPAKELFEAAKREKIYVRYFDKPRIDNYLRITIGTDDEMQTLVKFLKKQIRP
- the dapB gene encoding 4-hydroxy-tetrahydrodipicolinate reductase, with the protein product MIKVMMHGCNGAMGQVISGIIEESESAVMAAGIDFKDDGHNPYPVFKNLEDCNVDVDVIIDFSSSKATDRLLSYVAEKQIPLVLCTTGLSEEQLKKVEETSKKTAILRSANMSLGVNVLLKLVNTAAKVLADADFDIDIVEKHHKLKVDAPSGTALALADAVNEALHNEYEYVYDRSQRRIRRPKKEIGISAVRGGTIVGQHDVIFAGQDEVIEFHHTAYSKAIFGKGAVSAAIYLAGKPAGMYDMSDVIG
- a CDS encoding cob(I)yrinic acid a,c-diamide adenosyltransferase — its product is MKGRVEVYCGQGKGKTSSALGHCIKAAGQGKQVIIVQFLKGKDTEEISFIRRLEPEIQLFSFEKYEQHYMDLTPEQKKEQEHFIGNGLCYTKKVIDTRQCDVLVLDEVLGLLDLGLLSEEELVALVSGRDEELEVIMTGRRLPDSLKDWVDDIYCINTIKES
- a CDS encoding DUF5688 family protein, which codes for MLTRPEFLTYVEEHILEYVKDPEEKQASIRQVTKNNNISLNGLCIGKGEEVCQPIIYLDSYYEDYREGADLGEILCRIGAVYEDSRADSPIDASLYRDYSHMRDLLFFRLVNYEKNKEQLKDCPCERIEDLAVTYRWFAHHDKNGMASALIRNQDLDLWGITKDQLMKDAKANTKRVFPPLLRPMEELFPQMDAAGELFVLTNEEGLNGAGTVLYEGILDSFSDQIKGGFYILPSSIHEVLLVPEKEGSDPAALSELVKEVNRTVVDDGEILSDRIYYYEKGQNVFMSKV
- a CDS encoding single-stranded DNA-binding protein; amino-acid sequence: MTEKGINNNQVEVAGEIISTFEYSHEIFGEGFYMVKLLVNRLSEATDEIPLMISERLVDVTKDCRGKYLRAFGQFRSYNKHEENHNHLILSVFVRDLEFLDSMEDVKPNQIQLDGFICKQPVYRMTPLGREICDILLAVNRSYGKSDYIPCICWGRNARFAGSLEIGARIELVGRIQSREYQKRISEFEVVKRTAYEVSVNKLEMKVPEEE
- a CDS encoding dihydrofolate reductase, with amino-acid sequence MNLIVNADKNWGIGRENQLLVHIPNDMKMFRQTTTGKVVVMGRKTLESFPNGMPLPKRTNIVLTTDQDYDGRGAIVVHSEDELFEELKQYADEDIFIIGGESIYRMMLPYCDTAYVTRLDYAYDADTYFPDLDARKEWEIVKESEEQTYFDLEYVFLKYQRRNDD
- the thyA gene encoding thymidylate synthase; amino-acid sequence: MSYADTLFINMCRDILENGTSTEGEKVRPKWPDGTPAYTIKQFGVVNRYDLSKEFPALTLRKTFVKSAVDELLWIWQRKSNNIHDLKSHVWDEWADEDGSIGKAYGYQMRVKHQYAEGMMDQVDRVIYDLKNNPYSRRIMTNIYVHQDLHEMNLYPCAYSMTFNVTKKPGHEKLVLNGILNQRSQDILAANNWNVVQYSVLLYMLAQVCGMEPGEFVHVIADAHIYDRHIPIIEELIKRPVYDAPKFSMNPDVKDFYEFTLDDFKIEDYKAGEQIKDIPIAI
- a CDS encoding pyridoxal phosphate-dependent aminotransferase; the encoded protein is MLSKKVLELSKQHSVIRDIFEFGMERAKEVGAENVFDFSIGNPSVPAPKEVDETAMKYIESGDPVAVHGYTSNAGIFEVRDAVAKSLNKRFDTAYSADNIFMTIGAAAAVGICFKSLVDGPEDEIITFAPYFPEYQVYAEGAGCKLTVIPAETETFQIDFERLKSAINVHTKAVLINSPNNPSGAVYSRETIQRLAELLTEKQKETGHSIYIISDEPYREIVYDGIELPHVPKYYDNTLVCYSFSKSLSIPGERIGYIIAPCEAEDYADLLPVFIASGRLLSYVSVPALYQKVVGDCADLTADLSVYQANKDLFYNALTDMGYECVEPGGAFYLFPKALEPDANAFCERAKKYDLLMVPGDSFGCPGYVRISYCVPTERIEKALPLFQKLIDEYKEN
- the dapA gene encoding 4-hydroxy-tetrahydrodipicolinate synthase, which gives rise to MAIFTGAGVALITPMKEDLSVDYDQLERVIDDQINHGTDSIIICGTTGEASTMSHKEQIEVVAACVSCVNKRVPVIAGAGANCTDEALYLARESERVGSDGLLVVTPYYNKATQAGLVEYYTSIGNSVNIPIIMYNIPGRTGVNIQPETTAKIFKSVENIVGMKEASGNLSQVADALYLTDGELDMYSGNDDQILPVLSLGGKGVISVLSNIAPQETHDMVMKFLNGDVKGSQELQMKYMDVIHKLFCEVNPIPVKRAMAELGFGANAVRRPLTEMEEDHAQELIESMKNVGIL